The Verrucomicrobium spinosum DSM 4136 = JCM 18804 DNA segment CCAAGCTCGCGGATTTCCACGGAGCTGTGCGCTACTTTGACGGGGAGGGTACCCGCCTCACCGCTGGCAATGAAGGCGGACTCTCCGGTGCCCAGGGACAGGCTCTCTCCTATGTGGCCAAGTTCGAGGTCGTGGATGCGGGTAACGCCCCCACACTGCCCGGCGGCGGATTGTCCGTGCGCTCTGACAGCCGCAAGGTGATCCTCCATGTGGCTGTGAGCCCGAAGGCCAACTTCGATTTCGACAAGGCAGACAGCAAACACGAGAAGGTTGCCTACACGGTCACGCGTCAGTTTTAAGGCGCGGTGGGGT contains these protein-coding regions:
- the vccB gene encoding Verru_Chthon cassette protein B, with amino-acid sequence MNTTLLTRAIRHRASAVAEGFSLPEVAIAVAIASMGMLTLLGLIPAGLENLRQAGDSISSSRICQQMIGELQSADWGDKTGSGVGWTKLADFHGAVRYFDGEGTRLTAGNEGGLSGAQGQALSYVAKFEVVDAGNAPTLPGGGLSVRSDSRKVILHVAVSPKANFDFDKADSKHEKVAYTVTRQF